One segment of Ziziphus jujuba cultivar Dongzao chromosome 12, ASM3175591v1 DNA contains the following:
- the LOC107428376 gene encoding urease isoform X1 — translation MILERQICGRIDGLRETTRWKVEGIFPDGTKLITIDDAIASEYGNLAPVLHGSFLPVPPLDKFPWAEDNINTGDMIYGRKDSIAINSERKAIILRVVNTGDRPLQVLVINFSLLVLFSFFS, via the exons ATG ATTTTGGAGCGACAGATCTGTGGCAGAATTGATGGACTTAGGGAAACAACTCGTTGGAAG GTTGAAGGGATCTTCCCTGATGGGACTAAGTTAATCACCATCGACGATGCAATTGCTAGTGAATATGGAAATCTGGCGCCAGTATTACACGGTTCTTTCCTTCCTG TTCCTCCACTTGACAAGTTTCCATGGGCTGAAGATAATATTAATACTGGTGATATGATATATGGGAGGAAAGATTCTATTGCTATTAATTCTGAAAGGAAAGCAATAATCCTCAGAGTTGTCAACACTGGAGATAGGCCGCTACAGGTCCTTGTCATTAACTTTTCTCTCCttgttcttttttcctttttttcgtAA
- the LOC107428376 gene encoding urease isoform X2, with protein MILERQICGRIDGLRETTRWKVEGIFPDGTKLITIDDAIASEYGNLAPVLHGSFLPVPPLDKFPWAEDNINTGDMIYGRKDSIAINSERKAIILRVVNTGDRPLQPGDCKKNHTCKDWR; from the exons ATG ATTTTGGAGCGACAGATCTGTGGCAGAATTGATGGACTTAGGGAAACAACTCGTTGGAAG GTTGAAGGGATCTTCCCTGATGGGACTAAGTTAATCACCATCGACGATGCAATTGCTAGTGAATATGGAAATCTGGCGCCAGTATTACACGGTTCTTTCCTTCCTG TTCCTCCACTTGACAAGTTTCCATGGGCTGAAGATAATATTAATACTGGTGATATGATATATGGGAGGAAAGATTCTATTGCTATTAATTCTGAAAGGAAAGCAATAATCCTCAGAGTTGTCAACACTGGAGATAGGCCGCTACAG CCTGGGGattgtaaaaaaaatcacaCTTGTAAAGATTGGAGGTAA
- the LOC107428338 gene encoding lipoxygenase 6, chloroplastic codes for MLAVKPTTTSVRSKFLSDNRQNPAISGAGKNGRIRKTHIPALGSRVEGSGSIRAVISKGDKTVETSSSSTSPLKGKDVSGIFPSSSSSSSKSGGIEVTAVVTIRKKMKEKITEKMEDQWEFFINGIGQGILIQLISEEIDPVTNSGKIVKSSVRGWLPKPSNLSHIVEFAANFTVPVDFGNPGAILVTNLHGKEFYLLEIVIHGFDGGPFFFPANTWIHSRKDNPESRIIFKNQAYLPSQTPAGLKDLRREDLLSIRGNGKGERKPHDRIYDYDVYNDLGNPDKDDDLARPVIGGEERPYPRRCRTGRPPSKSDPHSESRVEKPHPVYVPRDETFEEIKQNTFSAGRLKALLHNLIPSLAASLSSSDIPFKCFSDIDKLYNDGLLLKDDEPNEIDRIPFAGNLMKQILTVGERLLKYEIPAVIKRDRFAWLRDNEFARQTLAGVNPVNIEILKEFPILSKLDPAVYGPPESAITKELMEQELNGLSVEKAIEDKRLFILDYHDMLLPFIEKMNSLPGKKAYASRTILFYTHNGVLRPIAIELSLPPTPSSPQFKRVYTRGHDATTHWVWKLAKAHVCSVDAGIHQLVNHWLRTHACMEPYILASHRQLSSMHPIFKLLHPHMRYTLEINALARQSLINGGGIIEASFSPGKYAMEVSSAAYKSMWRFDMEALPADLLRRGMAVEDPSMPCGVKLVIEDYPYAADGILIWSAIKEYVESYVQHFYSKPNSVKSDVELQAWWHEIKNKGHPDKQDEPWWPKLDTKEDLSGILTTMIWVASGQHAAINFGQYPFGGYVPNRPTLMRKFIPQENEPDYEKFMLNPQKTFLSSLPTQLQATKIMAVQDTLSTHSPDEEYLGQVSQLHTHWINDQEILKLFNKFSTTLEEIEETINKRNKDIHLKNRSGAGVPPYELLLPSSGPGVTGRGIPNSISI; via the exons ATGTTAGCAGTAAAGCCCACCACCACTTCTGTGAGGTCAAAATTTCTCTCAGATAACCGGCAAAATCCGGCGATCTCCGGTGCCGGGAAAAATGGCAGGATCCGAAAGACCCATATTCCCGCTTTAGGGTCGAGGGTCGAAGGGAGTGGATCGATCCGAGCTGTGATTAGTAAGGGTGACAAGACTGTGGAAACTTCTAGTTCTAGTACTAGTCCTTTGAAAGGCAAAGATGTCAGTGGGATTtttccctcttcttcttcttcttcttcgaagTCAGGAGGGATAGAAGTGACAGCAGTGGTGACGATCAGgaagaaaatgaaggaaaagatTACAGAGAAGATGGAGGATCAGTGGGAGTTCTTCATCAATGGGATTGGTCAGGGGATTCTGATTCAACTTATCAGTGAGGAAATCGACCCTG TTACAAACTCAGGGAAGATTGTTAAGTCCTCTGTGAGAGGGTGGTTGCCAAAGCCATCGAATCTTTCTCATATTGTTGAATTTGCTGCTAATTTTACTGTCCCAGTTGATTTTGGAAACCCTGGAGCTATCCTTGTTACCAATCTTCATGGTAAAGAATTCTACTTGTTGGAGATTGTCATTCATGGTTTTGATGGAGGCCCTTTTTTCTTCCCTGCTAATACATGGATCCACTCTCGCAAAGATAATCCTGAAAGTAGAATTATCTTCAAAAATCAA GCCTACTTGCCTTCACAAACACCAGCTGGTCTTAAAGATCTGCGACGGGAGGACTTACTGAGCATTAGGGGTAACGGGAAAGGCGAAAGAAAGCCTCACGATAGGATTTATGATTATGATGTTTATAATGATTTGGGGAATCCAGataaagatgatgatcttgctAGGCCTGTCATTGGGGGCGAAGAGAGGCCTTATCCTAGGCGGTGTCGAACAGGCCGACCACCATCCAAATCAG ATCCACATTCGGAGAGCAGAGTTGAAAAGCCTCATCCAGTTTATGTACCAAGGGATGAAACTTTTGAAGAGATTAAGCAAAATACTTTCTCAGCTGGAAGGTTGAAAGCCCTGCTTCACAATCTCATACCATCTCTTGCTGCTTCATTGTCAAGCTCCGACATACCCTTCAAGTGCTTTTCCGATATTGATAAGCTATACAATGATGGTTTGCTCTTGAAGGATGATGAGCCGAATGAAATTGATAGAATTCCATTTGCAGGCAATTTGATGAAACAGATTCTCACTGTTGGTGAGAGGTTGCTGAAATATGAAATCCCGGCTGTCATAAAAA gagaCAGATTTGCTTGGTTGCGGGACAATGAGTTTGCACGCCAGACTTTAGCCGGTGTCAATCCAGTGAACATTGAGATTTTGAAG GAGTTTCCAATTCTTAGCAAACTAGATCCTGCTGTTTATGGTCCCCCGGAATCTGCTATCACTAAGGAATTGATGGAACAAGAACTGAACGGTTTGAGTGTAGAAAAG GCTATCGAGGACAAGAGACTGTTCATACTTGACTACCATGACATGCTTTTGCCATTTATTGAGAAAATGAACTCCTTACCTGGGAAAAAAGCTTATGCCTCTAGGACTATTTTATTCTATACACATAATGGTGTTCTAAGGCCCATAGCTATTGAACTTTCACTTCCTCCAACACCTTCTTCGCCTCAATTCAAACGTGTTTATACGCGTGGTCATGATGCTACTACTCATTGGGTTTGGAAGCTAGCCAAAGCTCATGTTTGCTCAGTCGATGCTGGAATTCATCAATTAGTAAATCACTG GTTGAGGACTCATGCTTGCATGGAGCCTTATATACTTGCAAGTCATAGACAACTAAGTTCAATGCATCCCATCTTCAAGTTACTTCACCCCCATATGCGCTATACATTAGAAATCAACGCGCTGGCACGACAAAGTTTAATAAATGGAGGGGGAATAATCGAGGCTTCTTTCAGTCCAGGAAAGTATGCCATGGAGGTAAGCTCTGCAGCCTACAAGAGTATGTGGCGGTTTGATATGGAGGCCTTGCCAGCAGATCTTCTCCGTAG GGGTATGGCTGTGGAGGATCCCTCAATGCCTTGTGGTGTGAAACTTGTGATCGAAGACTACCCTTATGCTGCAGATGGGATACTTATATGGTCGGCCATAAAAGAATATGTAGAATCCTATGTGCAACATTTCTACTCTAAGCCAAACTCTGTAAAGTCTGATGTTGAGCTCCAAGCCTGGTGGCATGAGATTAAGAACAAGGGTCACCCCGATAAACAGGATGAACCTTGGTGGCCTAAACTTGACACTAAAGAGGACTTGTCTGGCATACTTACCACTATGATTTGGGTTGCTTCAGGTCAGCATGCTGCTATTAACTTCGGACAGTACCCATTTGGCGGATATGTGCCAAACCGTCCTACCCTTATGAGAAAATTTATTCCACAAGAAAATGAACCAGATTATGAAAAGTTTATGCTAAACCCACAGAAGACTTTTCTCTCTTCCTTGCCAACCCAACTTCAAGCCACCAAAATAATGGCCGTTCAAGACACCCTTTCAACTCACTCTCCCGACGAAGAGTATTTGGGTCAGGTAAGTCAGCTGCATACCCATTGGATAAATGACCAAGAAATTCTGAAGTTGTTCAACAAATTTTCTACTACGTTAGAGGAAATAGAGGAGACGATTAATAAGAGAAACAAAGATATCCATCTTAAAAACAGAAGCGGTGCTGGTGTACCACCCTACGAATTGCTACTTCCTTCATCAGGCCCTGGTGTTACTGGTCGGGGAATTCCAAACAGCATTTCTATATGA
- the LOC107428365 gene encoding uncharacterized protein LOC107428365 isoform X1, translating to MADPHGKTEKPPVQTPLLVSNENQNNTNISHQHQQQRGEEENDGTPLDQILQRLENFLTFLGFNQTSWLRFSLSWIAFLLIGVLLPVLVLELTNCSGCEAYQIKDFELDIVASQACLAAVSLLCLSHNLRKYGIRRFLFVDRHSGYMLRFRDDYIKEISGSLRLLVLWALPCFLLKLVREIMRMVFVDHDSWWLSIAILLALVISWTYVSTISLSASILFHLVCHLQVIHFEDYGKLLERESDVLVFIEEHIRLRYHLSKISHRFRIFLVLQFLVVTASQFVTLFQVTGYGGIITLVNGGDFAVSSIVQVVGIILCLHAATRISHRAQAIASIASRWHAMLTCSSDTSQHRSSNGVGSLEAVHALNSLAVNYSESDLESLDYIAMPTNTQLASYLSSYHRRQAFVMYLQANPGGITIFGWTVDRGLINTIFFIELTLITFLLGKTIIFTSE from the exons ATGGCTGATCCTCATGGGAAAACAGAGAAACCGCCTGTCCAAACCCCTCTTCTCGTTTCAAACGAAAACCAGAACAACACCAACATCAGCCACCAACATCAACAGCAACGAGGTGAAGAAGAAAATGACGGAACCCCTTTGGATCAAATCCTCCAGAGGCTGGAAAATTTCCTCACTTTCTTGGGTTTTAACCAGACTTCTTGGTTAAGATTTTCCCTTTCTTGGATTGCTTTTCTACTAATTGGTGTGTTGCTTCCAGTCCTTGTTCTTGAACTCACAAACTGTTCAGGTTGCGAGGCTTACCAGATTAAGGATTTTGAGCTAGATATCGTGGCCTCGCAGGCATGTCTCGCCGCCGTCTCTTTGCTTTGCCTCTCACACAACCTTCGAAAGTATGGCATAAGGAGGTTCCTATTTGTCGACCGCCATAGCGGTTATATGCTGCGGTTTCGGGACGATTACATCAAGGAGATATCG GGTTCTTTACGCTTGCTTGTTTTGTGGGCACTTCCATGTTTTCTTCTGAAGCTTGTACGGGAGATCATGCGCATGGTATTTGTAGATCATGATTCTTGGTGGCTGTCAATTGCAATTTTATTGGCATTGGTTATATCATGGACTTATGTTAGTACAATCTCTCTATCAGCCAgcattttatttcatttggtaTGCCATTTGCAAGTTATCCACTTTGAAGACTATGGGAAGCTTTTGGAGAGAGAATCTGATGTTTTGGTATTTATTGAGGAGCATATTCGTCTACGGTATCATCTGTCTAAGATAAGCCATAGGTTTCGCATCTTTCTAGTTCTACAGTTCTTGGTTGTCACTGCAAGCCAATTTGTGACTCTATTCCAGGTTACAGGATATGGGGGAATTATTACTTTAGTAAATGGCGGTGATTTTGCG GTCTCCTCAATTGTTCAGGTTGTTGGAATTATACTTTGTCTGCATGCAGCGACCAGAATTTCCCATAGAGCACAAGCCATAGCTTCAATTGCAAGTAGGTGGCATGCAATGTTGACATGTAGTTCTGATACATCTCAGCATAGAAGTTCAAATGGTGTGGGGAGTTTGGAGGCTGTCCATGCATTGAACTCACTGGCTGTAAATTACTCCGAGAGTGATTTGGAATCACTGGATTACATTGCAATGCCTACAAACACACAATTGGCTTCCTATCTGTCCTCGTACCACAGAAGACAAGCCTTTG TGATGTATTTGCAAGCAAATCCAGGTGGGATCACAATATTTGGGTGGACAGTTGATAGAGGTCTAATCAACACAATCTTCTTCATTGAACTCACTCTGATTACTTTTTTGCTCGGAAAGACCATAATTTTCACATCAGAATGA
- the LOC107428365 gene encoding uncharacterized protein LOC107428365 isoform X2: MGKQRNRLSKPLFSFQTKTRTTPTSATNINSNEVKKKMTEPLWIKSSRGWKISSLSWVLTRLLGCEAYQIKDFELDIVASQACLAAVSLLCLSHNLRKYGIRRFLFVDRHSGYMLRFRDDYIKEISGSLRLLVLWALPCFLLKLVREIMRMVFVDHDSWWLSIAILLALVISWTYVSTISLSASILFHLVCHLQVIHFEDYGKLLERESDVLVFIEEHIRLRYHLSKISHRFRIFLVLQFLVVTASQFVTLFQVTGYGGIITLVNGGDFAVSSIVQVVGIILCLHAATRISHRAQAIASIASRWHAMLTCSSDTSQHRSSNGVGSLEAVHALNSLAVNYSESDLESLDYIAMPTNTQLASYLSSYHRRQAFVMYLQANPGGITIFGWTVDRGLINTIFFIELTLITFLLGKTIIFTSE, encoded by the exons ATGGGAAAACAGAGAAACCGCCTGTCCAAACCCCTCTTCTCGTTTCAAACGAAAACCAGAACAACACCAACATCAGCCACCAACATCAACAGCAACGAGGTGAAGAAGAAAATGACGGAACCCCTTTGGATCAAATCCTCCAGAGGCTGGAAAATTTCCTCACTTTCTTGGGTTTTAACCAGACTTCTTG GTTGCGAGGCTTACCAGATTAAGGATTTTGAGCTAGATATCGTGGCCTCGCAGGCATGTCTCGCCGCCGTCTCTTTGCTTTGCCTCTCACACAACCTTCGAAAGTATGGCATAAGGAGGTTCCTATTTGTCGACCGCCATAGCGGTTATATGCTGCGGTTTCGGGACGATTACATCAAGGAGATATCG GGTTCTTTACGCTTGCTTGTTTTGTGGGCACTTCCATGTTTTCTTCTGAAGCTTGTACGGGAGATCATGCGCATGGTATTTGTAGATCATGATTCTTGGTGGCTGTCAATTGCAATTTTATTGGCATTGGTTATATCATGGACTTATGTTAGTACAATCTCTCTATCAGCCAgcattttatttcatttggtaTGCCATTTGCAAGTTATCCACTTTGAAGACTATGGGAAGCTTTTGGAGAGAGAATCTGATGTTTTGGTATTTATTGAGGAGCATATTCGTCTACGGTATCATCTGTCTAAGATAAGCCATAGGTTTCGCATCTTTCTAGTTCTACAGTTCTTGGTTGTCACTGCAAGCCAATTTGTGACTCTATTCCAGGTTACAGGATATGGGGGAATTATTACTTTAGTAAATGGCGGTGATTTTGCG GTCTCCTCAATTGTTCAGGTTGTTGGAATTATACTTTGTCTGCATGCAGCGACCAGAATTTCCCATAGAGCACAAGCCATAGCTTCAATTGCAAGTAGGTGGCATGCAATGTTGACATGTAGTTCTGATACATCTCAGCATAGAAGTTCAAATGGTGTGGGGAGTTTGGAGGCTGTCCATGCATTGAACTCACTGGCTGTAAATTACTCCGAGAGTGATTTGGAATCACTGGATTACATTGCAATGCCTACAAACACACAATTGGCTTCCTATCTGTCCTCGTACCACAGAAGACAAGCCTTTG TGATGTATTTGCAAGCAAATCCAGGTGGGATCACAATATTTGGGTGGACAGTTGATAGAGGTCTAATCAACACAATCTTCTTCATTGAACTCACTCTGATTACTTTTTTGCTCGGAAAGACCATAATTTTCACATCAGAATGA